In Planctomycetia bacterium, one DNA window encodes the following:
- a CDS encoding flagellar biosynthetic protein FliR: MPLSLLQLEMLLPAFMMVLARTAGAVVAVPMFSNTQIPAMVKVLLAVTLGFVAFPVVMPMLPTDVSLTQAATGLASEFLIGELLGLAAGAALFAAQMAGNVVSQQAGLSLGQVFNPMLDEETTVLDQLWFFGALMFFFAFRGHLAVVSALLGSFELVPPMSLALDAGLLDVAAGLATSMFEVALRLAGPSVLALLATSLVLGFLTKTMPQLNILSVGFAFKVAVGLIAVAATMAYSGNLIADTASESLDSVGRSWQVAAEGLTRGG, from the coding sequence ATGCCTTTGAGCTTGTTGCAACTCGAGATGCTCCTGCCGGCCTTCATGATGGTGCTGGCGCGCACGGCCGGCGCGGTCGTGGCGGTGCCGATGTTCTCGAATACGCAGATCCCGGCGATGGTCAAGGTGCTGCTCGCGGTGACGCTGGGCTTCGTCGCGTTTCCCGTCGTGATGCCGATGTTGCCGACGGATGTCTCACTCACGCAGGCGGCGACCGGTCTGGCATCGGAATTTCTGATCGGCGAGCTGCTGGGGTTGGCGGCGGGTGCAGCGCTGTTCGCGGCGCAGATGGCGGGCAACGTCGTGAGTCAGCAGGCGGGCCTTTCGCTGGGGCAGGTGTTCAACCCGATGCTCGATGAAGAGACGACCGTGCTCGATCAGTTGTGGTTTTTCGGGGCGCTGATGTTTTTCTTTGCGTTTCGCGGACATCTGGCCGTCGTGTCGGCGTTGCTGGGGAGCTTTGAGCTAGTGCCGCCGATGAGCCTGGCGCTGGATGCGGGGCTGCTGGATGTCGCCGCCGGTCTGGCGACGAGCATGTTCGAGGTGGCGCTGCGTCTGGCAGGACCATCGGTGCTGGCGCTGCTGGCGACGTCGCTCGTGCTGGGCTTCCTGACGAAGACGATGCCGCAGTTAAACATCCTGTCGGTCGGTTTTGCATTCAAGGTCGCGGTCGGCTTGATCGCCGTGGCCGCGACGATGGCGTACTCGGGCAATCTGATTGCCGATACGGCCAGCGAGAGTCTCGATTCGGTGGGGCGATCCTGGCAAGTCGCCGCGGAGGGTCTGACGCGTGGCGGATGA
- the fliP gene encoding flagellar type III secretion system pore protein FliP (The bacterial flagellar biogenesis protein FliP forms a type III secretion system (T3SS)-type pore required for flagellar assembly.) translates to MRAEREGGRAVSGNRASLRVARAFCAAALLLGTVVAPAIAQDQPSASRAIHVDNPLGIPDVSGLVPAAKDGAGVSASLRILVLLTVLSLAPSILIMMTSFTRIMVVLALLRQAIGAQQLPPGQVLVGLSLIMTMLVMAPTWQKMKAEGVDPYLEGRMDQATALDRGSAPLREFMFRQIEAAGNEENVYLFAEYARGPLPDGAELKRDDVRLAELVPAFVLSELKTAFVMGFKIYLPFLVIDMVIASILISMGMMMLPPVLISLPFKLMLFVLADGWGMVVGSLLHSFG, encoded by the coding sequence ATGCGCGCGGAGCGCGAAGGCGGACGAGCAGTCAGTGGGAATCGTGCGAGCTTGCGCGTCGCGCGGGCATTCTGCGCCGCCGCACTGTTACTCGGTACGGTGGTTGCTCCCGCCATCGCGCAGGACCAGCCCTCCGCATCGCGAGCGATTCACGTCGACAATCCGTTGGGCATTCCCGACGTGAGCGGGCTGGTTCCGGCTGCGAAGGACGGCGCGGGCGTGTCGGCGTCGCTCCGCATTCTCGTCCTGCTCACGGTGCTTTCGCTCGCGCCGTCCATCCTCATCATGATGACGAGCTTCACGCGCATCATGGTCGTGCTGGCGCTGCTGCGTCAGGCGATCGGGGCGCAGCAGCTTCCGCCGGGCCAGGTGCTGGTGGGCCTGTCGCTCATCATGACGATGCTCGTGATGGCGCCGACGTGGCAGAAGATGAAGGCCGAAGGGGTGGACCCGTACCTGGAAGGGCGCATGGACCAGGCGACGGCCCTGGATCGCGGCAGCGCGCCGCTGCGGGAGTTCATGTTCCGTCAGATTGAAGCCGCCGGTAATGAGGAGAACGTCTATTTATTCGCCGAGTACGCGCGCGGCCCGCTGCCCGATGGCGCCGAGCTGAAGCGTGACGACGTGCGGCTGGCCGAGCTGGTTCCGGCCTTCGTCTTGAGCGAGTTGAAGACGGCGTTCGTGATGGGTTTCAAGATTTATCTTCCGTTCCTCGTCATCGACATGGTCATCGCGTCGATTCTGATCAGCATGGGCATGATGATGCTGCCGCCGGTGCTGATTTCGCTGCCGTTCAAGCTGATGCTGTTCGTGCTGGCTGATGGCTGGGGCATGGTGGTCGGGTCGCTCTTGCACAGTTTCGGATGA
- the flhB gene encoding flagellar biosynthesis protein FlhB, with the protein MADDRQDRTEAPTPRRRFEAREKGQVARSADLTSALLLLGGLVSLKLFGPRLMTALMDFMSAQLTMHDPATAARLDMPVLLAAIGMTLLVAVGPIMLGLVVVAALSNLVQVGILVSSTALAPNVSRLNPISGFGKLFSGRTGMQLVMNLLKLLVVSYFVYQAAMDHSGRILMAMAVGGWEQLGLLADVLYDLGLRIAIVLVVLALLDYAYQRRKFEADLRMTKHEVKEEMRSMEGDPIIKSRRRKMQFVALMQQIRKAVPTADVVVTNPTELAVAIQYDQKSMAAPKVVAKGADLIAAKIREVAIASGVPILERKPLAQALYKMVEVGQEIPEQFYKAIAEVLAYVYELSGKARSMRRGTAA; encoded by the coding sequence GTGGCGGATGATCGACAAGACCGGACCGAGGCCCCGACGCCGCGGCGTCGCTTCGAAGCGCGCGAGAAGGGTCAGGTTGCGCGCAGCGCTGATCTGACCTCGGCGTTGCTGCTGCTGGGCGGGCTGGTCAGCCTGAAGTTGTTCGGTCCGCGCCTGATGACCGCGCTGATGGATTTCATGTCGGCGCAGTTGACGATGCACGATCCCGCGACGGCGGCGCGGCTCGACATGCCGGTCCTGCTCGCGGCGATCGGCATGACGCTGCTGGTGGCGGTGGGGCCGATCATGCTGGGGCTGGTGGTCGTGGCGGCGCTATCGAATCTTGTGCAAGTCGGCATCCTCGTATCGAGCACGGCGCTGGCGCCGAACGTGAGCCGGCTCAATCCGATCAGCGGCTTCGGCAAACTGTTCAGCGGTCGTACGGGCATGCAGTTGGTGATGAACCTGCTGAAACTGCTAGTCGTGTCGTACTTCGTGTATCAGGCCGCGATGGACCACAGCGGGCGCATTCTGATGGCGATGGCGGTCGGCGGATGGGAGCAACTCGGGCTGCTGGCGGACGTGCTGTACGACTTGGGACTGCGCATAGCGATTGTGCTGGTGGTGCTGGCGTTGTTGGACTACGCCTATCAACGGAGAAAGTTCGAAGCCGATTTGCGCATGACCAAGCACGAGGTGAAGGAGGAGATGCGCAGCATGGAGGGCGATCCGATCATCAAATCGCGCCGGCGAAAGATGCAGTTCGTCGCGCTGATGCAGCAGATTCGCAAGGCGGTGCCGACGGCCGACGTGGTGGTGACGAACCCGACGGAGCTGGCCGTGGCGATCCAGTACGACCAGAAGTCGATGGCGGCACCGAAGGTCGTGGCCAAGGGGGCAGATTTGATCGCGGCGAAGATTCGCGAAGTGGCGATCGCCAGCGGCGTGCCGATTCTGGAGCGCAAGCCGTTGGCGCAGGCGTTGTACAAGATGGTGGAAGTCGGGCAGGAGATCCCCGAACAGTTTTACAAGGCGATCGCGGAAGTGCTTGCGTACGTGTACGAGCTGTCGGGCAAGGCGCG
- the fliN gene encoding flagellar motor switch protein FliN — protein MSASKPGKAEPMAQQEPNPNPGQPVAEAPDSATPPPDAVGDATSSASTMAASPGAAPEAVPASGKEATAPARAEVGGGAAMDLPEFEPDRAAGGTATAATAAIDLLNDVELNVTIELGRAQMLIEEVLKLGEGSVVELDKLAGDPVDVLVNDRLVARGEVLVLNDNFCVRISEIITPDLEHAAN, from the coding sequence ATGTCCGCGAGCAAGCCAGGGAAGGCGGAGCCGATGGCACAGCAGGAACCCAATCCCAATCCAGGTCAACCGGTGGCCGAAGCGCCGGACTCCGCGACCCCGCCGCCCGATGCGGTGGGGGATGCGACGTCGAGCGCGTCGACGATGGCGGCGTCGCCGGGGGCCGCGCCGGAAGCTGTTCCGGCATCAGGCAAAGAAGCGACGGCGCCGGCGCGGGCAGAAGTCGGCGGCGGAGCGGCGATGGACCTGCCGGAGTTCGAACCGGATCGCGCGGCGGGTGGAACGGCTACCGCAGCGACCGCGGCCATCGATCTGCTGAACGACGTGGAGTTGAACGTCACGATCGAGCTGGGCCGGGCGCAGATGCTGATCGAGGAGGTGCTCAAACTGGGCGAAGGCTCGGTCGTGGAGCTGGACAAGCTGGCGGGCGACCCGGTGGACGTGCTGGTGAACGATCGGCTCGTGGCGCGGGGCGAAGTGCTGGTGCTCAACGATAACTTTTGCGTCCGCATCAGCGAAATCATTACGCCGGACCTGGAACACGCGGCCAATTAG
- a CDS encoding flagellar biosynthetic protein FliO, with the protein MAAAILLCAASRVIAEDESGRVVTNAPVQTDGSVLTDSSSAGGLAASASASSPEPFGAGVIRRGTERRANAATGDRAPGRASAATSGLRIWLPLAVVLVVIVALAWAARRLFPRMGRAGGDGAITVLSRCVLSPKQSLCLVRLGRRVVLVGLTPDRINTLAEISDPDEAALLIAAASSQRAESFRSALVGMMSAYRPGALNEAGSEESEQVPGRNESWVNGSLPSVSALADRVRSMARRGAAAR; encoded by the coding sequence ATGGCCGCAGCGATTCTGCTCTGCGCCGCGTCGCGCGTGATCGCGGAGGATGAAAGCGGTCGGGTCGTCACCAATGCTCCCGTGCAGACCGATGGATCCGTGTTGACGGATTCGTCCTCGGCCGGGGGGCTTGCAGCATCAGCGAGCGCAAGCTCGCCGGAACCATTTGGTGCGGGGGTGATTCGGCGAGGGACGGAGCGCCGTGCGAACGCGGCGACGGGCGACCGCGCACCGGGCCGTGCGAGCGCTGCGACCAGTGGGTTGCGCATCTGGTTGCCGTTGGCGGTTGTGCTGGTGGTGATCGTCGCGCTGGCATGGGCGGCGCGGCGGCTGTTCCCCCGGATGGGGCGTGCCGGTGGAGACGGTGCGATCACGGTGCTGTCGCGCTGCGTGCTGTCACCCAAGCAGAGCCTGTGTCTGGTGCGGCTGGGTCGGCGGGTCGTGCTGGTCGGCCTGACACCAGATCGGATCAATACGCTAGCAGAAATAAGCGACCCGGATGAGGCGGCGCTGTTGATCGCGGCGGCGTCGAGCCAACGGGCGGAGTCGTTTCGCAGCGCGCTGGTCGGGATGATGAGCGCGTACCGGCCTGGTGCGCTGAATGAGGCGGGCAGCGAAGAGTCGGAGCAGGTGCCTGGGCGGAACGAGTCATGGGTAAATGGGTCGCTTCCGAGCGTGTCGGCGCTGGCGGACCGGGTTCGCAGCATGGCCCGGCGCGGCGCGGCGGCGCGGTGA
- the fliQ gene encoding flagellar biosynthesis protein FliQ has translation MDTGTALDLAHEALLLALILAGPIMAIGMVVGLIISIVQAVTQLHEQTLTFVPKIVAMGVATALFIPWLTTRMVEYTQRLWGGG, from the coding sequence ATGGACACCGGAACGGCACTGGACTTGGCGCACGAGGCGTTGCTGCTCGCGTTGATCCTCGCCGGGCCGATCATGGCGATCGGCATGGTCGTGGGGTTGATCATCAGCATCGTGCAGGCCGTGACGCAGTTGCACGAGCAGACGCTGACGTTCGTGCCGAAGATCGTGGCGATGGGCGTGGCGACAGCGCTGTTTATCCCGTGGCTCACGACGCGCATGGTGGAATACACCCAGCGGTTGTGGGGAGGCGGATGA